The proteins below come from a single Mercenaria mercenaria strain notata chromosome 3, MADL_Memer_1, whole genome shotgun sequence genomic window:
- the LOC123524662 gene encoding opine dehydrogenase-like: protein MEKPTRILICGGGNGAHCLAVTAATLDNVEVNILTLFADEAKRWSKILGEDKIVAEVTYSDGKKGEICGKPRLITDDPTEAMKEVDAVFFVVPAFAHQQYFDAILKHIRPNTIIVGMPGQAGFEFQAFKCLKAVVSNYAIISMESLPWACRTLEFGRKVQILGYKDVLGVSLVAGKGDYKLPPLQYAQKILGPKPHLKPTQNYLAVNLMAKSIVHPPVLYGKWRNWDGNPLPEAPLFYQGVDDDQEYFLTKVSDEVLATAAEIHKQKNYLDMSEVIHIYEWYKEYYKDQISDNSSLKACMKSNGAYDGLVHPMKKVEGGFVPDFKYRYLAEDIPFGLVVIKGIAECVGVKTPTIDTVIAWGQEKLGKEYIDGSALTGKDVATTRAPQAYEFKTLEDLCGLIEDASK from the coding sequence ATGGAGAAACCAACACGAATTCTTATATGTGGAGGCGGTAATGGCGCCCATTGCCTGGCTGTCACTGCCGCTACTCTGGATAACGTAGAGGTCAATATACTGACGCTGTTTGCAGACGAGGCAAAGCGATGGTCCAAAATTTTAGGAGAAGATAAAATTGTTGCCGAAGTTACATACAGTGATGGGAAGAAGGGTGAAATCTGTGGAAAACCACGGCTGATTACCGATGACCCGACAGAAGCAATGAAAGAGGTAGACGCTGTTTTCTTCGTCGTACCAGCGTTTGCTCACCAACAGTATTTTGATGCCATTTTGAAACACATCAGACCAAACACCATTATAGTAGGAATGCCAGGTCAAGCAGGGTTCGAGTTTCAGGCTTTCAAATGCCTGAAAGCTGTTGTTTCAAATTATGCGATTATAAGTATGGAGTCGTTACCATGGGCTTGCAGAACATTAGAATTTGGAAGGAAAGTACAAATACTTGGATATAAAGATGTTCTCGGAGTTTCTTTGGTTGCTGGAAAAGGAGACTACAAACTGCCGCCGCTACAATATGCCCAAAAGATACTGGGACCCAAGCCCCACCTGAAGCCAACTCAGAATTACTTAGCTGTAAACCTAATGGCCAAATCAATTGTCCATCCTCCCGTCCTTTATGGCAAATGGAGAAATTGGGATGGCAACCCTCTTCCAGAAGCTCCGCTCTTCTATCAGGGCGTCGATGACGACCAAGAGTACTTTCTCACCAAAGTCAGCGACGAGGTCCTTGCCACTGCAGCAGAAATTCATAAACAAAAGAATTACCTTGATATGTCAGAGGTCATTCATATTTATGAGTGGTACAAAGAATATTATAAGGACCAAATTTCGGATAACAGTTCTCTGAAAGCCTGTATGAAATCAAATGGCGCTTACGATGGTCTGGTCCACCCCATGAAAAAGGTTGAAGGAGGCTTTGTGCCTGATTTCAAATACAGATACTTAGCTGAAGATATTCCCTTTGGTCTGGTAGTTATCAAAGGCATTGCGGAATGTGTAGGCGTTAAAACACCAACAATTGATACCGTCATTGCATGGGGTCAAGAAAAGCTTGGCAAGGAATATATAGACGGATCAGCGTTGACAGGAAAAGACGTGGCtacaacaagagcaccacaagCTTACGAATTCAAAACATTAGAAGACCTTTGTGGACTTATAGAGGACGCTTCAAAGTAG
- the LOC123523472 gene encoding uncharacterized protein LOC123523472, with translation MKCEKNMCGCTYCYESVDEKCEVSDKKVLVLGAGMAGIMAAKTLGESGCSNVQILEATNRTGGRIQSVNISGYMMELGAQWIYGLGSNPIAALADQYGFEIVEEFDTWVVRDKFGNNVTAKADNDWYHIVDVLEKVRRFSRKLHRDGEPDITAEALLRKFGWNPVDNVAEAVEVYQLDVENGRETPSVSGKYLNNLRVFEEHGSDDWMISSDPRGYSYIIDELVRSFRDGQRILFNKKVTSIENWDDENTLVEVYTEDGSRYEADDVIITFSLGVLQSRQVNFEPPLSGKKMMAIDKFGFGKYTQMYFQFSSAFWDNTSTIVYAGDRHGESSVWYNMNSVFPGSNILQLALSGFEAETAERMTDAEVIESSMTVLRSMYPAANISGPIMFKKPNWQFDTTTLGSHSYWTTGFTYEDMDYLGMPEGHLHFAGDYISQTNYGYVHTSYNSGKNTALDLAGSVNL, from the coding sequence TTTCAGATAAAAAGGTGCTTGTCCTAGGCGCGGGCATGGCAGGTATTATGGCGGCCAAGACATTAGGAGAAAGTGGTTGCTCAAATGTCCAAATTTTGGAAGCGACTAACAGGACTGGTGGGCGCATACAATCTGTCAACATTAGTGGGTACATGATGGAACTAGGTGCACAATGGATATATGGTCTTGGCTCAAATCCTATCGCTGCGCTGGCCGACCAATATGGATTTGAAATTGTTGAGGAATTCGATACCTGGGTTGTTCGGGACAAGTTTGGGAATAATGTTACAGCAAAGGCGGACAATGACTGGTACCATATTGTAGATGTATTGGAAAAAGTTAGAAGATTTTCACGTAAACTGCACAGAGATGGCGAACCGGACATTACTGCCGAAGCGTTACTGCGCAAGTTTGGTTGGAATCCAGTTGATAATGTGGCTGAAGCAGTAGAAGTTTACCAACTTGATGTTGAAAATGGACGAGAAACGCCTTCGGTTTCcggaaaatatttgaataatctACGTGTGTTTGAAGAGCACGGCAGCGATGATTGGATGATCTCCAGTGACCCTAGAGGTTATTCTTATATTATAGATGAACTGGTAAGAAGTTTTCGAGATGGTCAACGCATATTGTTTAACAAGAAGGTTACCAGTATTGAAAACTGGGATGACGAAAATACACTGGTGGAAGTGTACACTGAGGATGGCTCCAGGTATGAGGCTGATGACGTCATTATTACATTCAGCCTTGGTGTACTGCAATCTAGACAAGTTAACTTCGAACCACCTCTATCAGGAAAGAAAATGATGGCTATTGACAAGTTTGGTTTCGGAAAATACACTCAAATGTATTTCCAATTTTCATCTGCCTTTTGGGATAACACGTCTACAATAGTCTATGCTGGGGACAGACACGGTGAGAGCAGTGTCTGGTATAACATGAACTCAGTATTTCCAGGAAGCAATATTCTTCAGTTAGCATTGTCTGGTTTCGAAGCAGAGACCGCTGAACGTATGACAGACGCCGAGGTTATTGAATCAAGTATGACAGTTCTTAGGTCAATGTATCCGGCAGCTAATATTTCAGGACCGATAATGTTTAAAAAACCGAATTGGCAGTTTGATACCACCACATTGGGATCACACAGTTATTGGACAACCGGGTTTACCTATGAAGATATGGACTACCTTGGGATGCCAGAGGGGCATCTCCATTTCGCTGGAGACTATATTAGCCAGACAAATTACGGGTACGTACATACTTCGTACAATTCTGGAAAGAACACGGCGCTGGACCTTGCAGGAAGCGTAAATCTCTAG